One genomic region from Spirosoma sp. KCTC 42546 encodes:
- a CDS encoding FAD-binding dehydrogenase produces MHEETDVIIVGAGLAGLVAAAELADAGKRVLIVDQEPEQNLGGQAFWSFGGLFLVDSPEQRRLKIRDSYDLALTDWLGSADFDRPEDHWPRKWSEAYVAFAAGEKRSWLRQQGIRFFPVVGWAERGGYGAIGHGNSVPRFHVTWGTGPGVLAPFEYRVREAVKRGLITLKFRHRVNELTLVNGCVVGIHGDILEPSMVRRGEKSSRVVVGEFTFRAQAVIVTSGGIGANHDLVRQNWPERLGKPPKHMLSGVPEHVDGRMLAISESAGANLINRDRMWHYTEGIQNWAPIWNQHGIRILPGPSSMWFDACGNRLPVPLFPGFDTLGTLRHITQTGYDYSWFVLNQTIIRKEFALSGSEQNPDLTNKSWRQVLGRAVGKSAPAPVEAFKSQGVDFIVKDNLADLVAGMNALTGENRIDLASLEREIIARDRQILNPFCKDSQITAIRGARHYLGDRLIRTAKPHQLLDPSAGPLIAVRLHILTRKTLGGLQTDLSSRVLGHNGEPIPGLYAAGEVAGFGGGGMHGYRALEGTFLGGCIFSGRTAGRAAAEEIA; encoded by the coding sequence ATGCACGAGGAAACAGATGTTATCATTGTTGGGGCTGGGCTAGCGGGACTGGTTGCAGCCGCCGAACTGGCCGATGCGGGCAAACGGGTTCTAATCGTTGACCAGGAGCCCGAACAGAACCTGGGCGGCCAGGCCTTCTGGTCGTTTGGTGGATTATTTCTGGTGGACTCGCCCGAACAACGTCGGCTAAAGATCCGCGATTCCTACGATCTGGCCTTAACCGACTGGTTGGGCAGCGCCGACTTTGACCGGCCTGAAGACCATTGGCCCCGAAAATGGTCAGAAGCTTATGTTGCCTTCGCGGCTGGTGAGAAACGCTCGTGGCTGCGGCAGCAGGGCATCCGGTTTTTCCCGGTTGTTGGCTGGGCGGAGCGGGGTGGCTACGGGGCTATTGGTCACGGCAATTCAGTTCCTCGATTTCATGTTACCTGGGGCACCGGCCCCGGTGTACTGGCTCCCTTTGAATACCGTGTTCGGGAAGCGGTTAAACGGGGGCTGATCACCTTAAAATTCCGCCATCGGGTTAATGAACTGACGCTAGTAAACGGGTGCGTTGTTGGTATTCATGGCGATATTCTGGAACCCAGTATGGTGAGACGCGGGGAGAAAAGTTCTAGAGTCGTTGTGGGTGAATTTACGTTTCGAGCCCAGGCCGTTATTGTTACGTCGGGCGGAATTGGGGCCAATCATGACCTGGTTCGACAAAACTGGCCGGAACGATTAGGCAAGCCACCAAAGCACATGCTCTCTGGGGTACCGGAACACGTAGATGGGCGTATGTTAGCCATTTCCGAAAGCGCCGGGGCCAATCTGATCAACCGCGACCGGATGTGGCACTATACCGAAGGTATCCAGAATTGGGCTCCCATCTGGAATCAGCACGGTATTCGTATTTTGCCCGGCCCCTCATCCATGTGGTTCGATGCTTGCGGGAATCGACTGCCCGTGCCCCTATTTCCAGGTTTCGATACGCTGGGCACACTCCGGCATATTACCCAGACAGGATACGATTACAGTTGGTTTGTCTTGAATCAAACCATTATCCGAAAGGAATTTGCCTTATCGGGCTCAGAGCAAAACCCGGATTTAACCAACAAAAGCTGGCGACAGGTGCTGGGTCGCGCGGTTGGCAAATCGGCACCTGCGCCGGTCGAAGCCTTTAAAAGTCAGGGAGTCGATTTCATCGTGAAAGACAATCTGGCTGATCTAGTAGCCGGTATGAACGCCCTAACCGGCGAAAACCGCATCGACCTGGCATCGCTGGAACGAGAGATTATTGCCCGTGATCGTCAAATTCTTAACCCATTCTGCAAGGATTCACAGATTACGGCTATTCGAGGAGCGCGCCACTACCTCGGCGATCGACTGATTCGCACCGCCAAACCACATCAACTACTCGACCCATCCGCCGGACCACTCATTGCCGTCCGGCTCCACATCCTCACCCGCAAGACCCTGGGTGGCCTCCAAACCGACTTATCCAGCCGTGTATTGGGCCACAACGGCGAACCCATTCCCGGTCTGTATGCAGCAGGTGAGGTGGCTGGCTTTGGTGGGGGTGGTATGCATGGCTATCGAGCCCTGGAAGGAACGTTTCTAGGCGGCTGTATCTTTTCGGGCCGCACCGCAGGACGGGCAGCGGCCGAGGAGATTGCGTGA
- a CDS encoding SH3 domain-containing protein: MKKKLLATWLFLITAVQVMSWPLISGTSQPLKVGDVVFVHAPAGLTLRKTNSRDGAKVALVSYAAALTILAIPDSSAPYKAESIDSFAVSGGWVKVKTRDGLEGYLFDGYLLRYPPVLKEPQDGVDLIDWAYRTLSPPKGKRITLPQIEGSMERYKQVFVDGASFELQAYPGGSTQILDISKSKLTMQDALIFFRPVWFLKGKTTATYDSVKQRLEVNGEDGTSQFTIQSKGTRLLLRFATAD; the protein is encoded by the coding sequence ATGAAGAAAAAACTATTGGCTACCTGGCTGTTTCTGATAACAGCCGTTCAGGTCATGTCATGGCCATTGATTAGTGGCACCAGTCAACCGCTGAAAGTAGGTGATGTCGTGTTTGTTCATGCTCCGGCTGGACTTACGCTCCGTAAAACCAACTCCAGAGATGGAGCCAAAGTGGCCTTAGTCTCTTACGCGGCTGCACTCACAATACTGGCAATTCCTGATTCCAGTGCTCCATACAAGGCCGAGTCGATTGATTCGTTTGCGGTTAGCGGTGGCTGGGTGAAGGTAAAAACCCGCGATGGTCTGGAAGGCTATCTGTTTGACGGCTATTTACTGCGCTATCCGCCAGTCCTAAAAGAGCCACAAGATGGTGTTGATCTGATCGACTGGGCTTATCGTACACTATCTCCACCGAAAGGAAAACGAATCACCCTGCCCCAAATTGAGGGTAGTATGGAACGCTATAAGCAGGTTTTTGTCGATGGAGCCAGCTTTGAACTACAGGCGTATCCGGGTGGATCTACGCAGATACTGGACATATCTAAGAGTAAACTCACGATGCAGGACGCATTGATCTTTTTTCGGCCTGTATGGTTCCTGAAGGGAAAAACGACGGCTACCTATGATTCGGTAAAACAACGACTGGAGGTTAATGGGGAGGACGGTACCTCCCAGTTCACGATTCAGTCAAAAGGCACTCGATTGCTGTTACGTTTCGCAACGGCTGATTAA